The proteins below come from a single Rhizobium tropici CIAT 899 genomic window:
- a CDS encoding DUF5330 domain-containing protein, translating to MWFLIRAGFWFSLVLMFLPIFAKPEGAPRPAGEATLQVSDAISAASGVVQYVGAMCNEKPDVCAKGGETLTALGYQVGDGARVAYDMLGRHFKDQQSAAEADVATPHANTDQVAAMTQPMPAKRIPGTETADVVVTGTVKLPSSIPLPMPRPHI from the coding sequence ATGTGGTTTCTGATTAGAGCAGGGTTCTGGTTTTCGCTGGTTCTCATGTTCCTGCCGATCTTTGCAAAGCCTGAGGGTGCTCCCCGGCCGGCAGGCGAAGCGACGCTACAGGTTTCCGATGCGATTTCAGCCGCCTCCGGTGTCGTGCAATATGTCGGCGCCATGTGCAATGAGAAGCCGGATGTCTGTGCCAAGGGCGGCGAAACTCTGACGGCCCTCGGCTATCAGGTCGGCGACGGCGCCCGCGTCGCCTACGATATGCTCGGCCGCCACTTCAAGGATCAGCAGTCTGCCGCCGAAGCCGATGTCGCGACGCCTCACGCTAACACCGATCAGGTCGCTGCCATGACCCAGCCGATGCCGGCCAAGCGCATTCCCGGCACCGAAACGGCCGACGTCGTCGTGACCGGCACGGTCAAGCTGCCGTCCTCCATTCCGCTGCCGATGCCGCGCCCACATATCTGA
- a CDS encoding SufE family protein: MTPLDKIIEDFSFLDEWEDRYRFVIELGKALPDLPEEKRTLENKVQGCASQVWLVTHASGDPDNPILTFEGDSDAHIVRGLVAIVLATYSGKPASEIAALDALDVFGKIGLVEHLSSQRANGLRSMIKRIREEARVRTAA; the protein is encoded by the coding sequence ATGACACCGCTCGACAAGATCATCGAAGACTTTTCCTTCCTAGACGAATGGGAGGACCGCTATCGCTTTGTGATCGAACTCGGGAAGGCTTTGCCTGATCTGCCGGAGGAAAAGCGGACGCTTGAGAACAAGGTCCAGGGTTGCGCGAGCCAGGTCTGGCTCGTCACGCACGCGTCTGGCGATCCGGACAATCCGATATTGACCTTTGAAGGCGATTCAGACGCGCATATCGTGCGGGGGTTGGTGGCGATCGTGCTTGCAACCTATTCCGGAAAGCCGGCTTCGGAAATCGCCGCTCTCGACGCACTCGACGTCTTCGGCAAGATCGGCCTGGTGGAGCATCTCTCCTCGCAGCGCGCCAATGGATTGCGCTCGATGATCAAGCGTATTCGCGAAGAGGCTCGGGTCAGGACCGCGGCATAG
- a CDS encoding MucR family transcriptional regulator yields the protein MTDAALGNGQELLVELTADIVAAYVSNHVVPVSDLPNLISDVHSALSSTSAPAPAVTVVEKQKPAVSVRKSVQDDQITCLECGGSFKSLKRHLMTHHGLSPEEYREKWDLAADYPMVAPAYAEARSRLAKEMGLGQRRKRGAR from the coding sequence ATGACAGATGCGGCCCTCGGCAACGGGCAGGAGTTACTGGTTGAACTGACTGCCGACATCGTTGCGGCCTATGTCAGCAACCATGTCGTACCGGTCAGCGACCTTCCGAATTTGATTTCCGACGTACATTCCGCCTTGAGCAGCACCTCGGCTCCGGCACCTGCCGTAACCGTGGTCGAAAAGCAGAAGCCGGCCGTATCCGTTCGTAAATCCGTACAGGATGACCAGATTACCTGCCTCGAATGTGGCGGCAGCTTCAAGTCTCTGAAGCGCCATCTCATGACTCATCACGGCCTCTCGCCGGAAGAATATCGTGAAAAGTGGGATCTCGCCGCCGATTATCCGATGGTGGCGCCGGCTTATGCAGAAGCCCGCTCACGCCTTGCAAAGGAAATGGGCCTCGGTCAGCGCCGCAAGCGCGGTGCTCGCTGA